Proteins found in one Pseudoxanthomonas sp. SL93 genomic segment:
- a CDS encoding aminotransferase class III-fold pyridoxal phosphate-dependent enzyme: MALTDPLAPLRAHQGERLTHGLDDATIERLAKTHPDLTAVIDAAAAEHARLKDEFAELFDLDEAEQLRAVQSGYVNFYADDAINPYIALAARGPWVVTLKGAVLYDAGGYGMLGFGHTPAAVLDAMARPQAMANIMTPSLSQLRFDRALRKEIGHTRGGCPFAKFLCLNSGSESVGLAARIADINSKLMTDPDGRHAGRTIKRIVVKGSFHGRTERPALYSDSSRKSYQQHLASYRGEDSVIAIPPYDVDALKQAFADAEAKGWFVEAVFLEPVMGEGDPGRSVPPAFYAAARELTRSHGSLFLVDSIQAGLRAHGVLSIVDYPGFEGLDAPDMETYSKALNAAQYPLSVLAVNERAAGLYRKGVYGNTMTTNPRALDVACATLAQLTPQVRENIRKRGVEAVQKLQKLQAELGGLITNVQGTGLLFSCELSPAFKCYGAGSTEEWLRQQGLNVIHGGVNSLRFTPHFAIDGEELDLLVGMVGKALREGPRISQAAAA; encoded by the coding sequence ATGGCCCTGACCGACCCGCTTGCCCCCTTGCGCGCCCATCAGGGCGAACGCCTGACCCACGGCCTGGACGATGCCACCATCGAGCGCCTGGCAAAGACCCATCCGGACCTGACGGCGGTCATCGACGCCGCGGCGGCCGAACATGCCCGGCTGAAGGACGAGTTCGCCGAACTGTTCGACCTGGACGAAGCCGAGCAGCTGCGCGCGGTGCAGTCCGGCTACGTCAACTTCTACGCCGACGACGCCATCAACCCCTACATCGCCCTGGCCGCGCGCGGCCCGTGGGTGGTCACCCTCAAAGGCGCGGTGCTGTACGACGCCGGCGGCTACGGCATGCTCGGCTTCGGCCACACCCCCGCCGCCGTGCTGGACGCGATGGCGCGCCCGCAGGCGATGGCCAACATCATGACGCCCAGCCTGTCGCAGCTGCGCTTCGACCGCGCCCTGCGCAAGGAAATCGGCCACACCCGCGGCGGTTGTCCGTTCGCGAAGTTCCTGTGCCTGAACTCCGGCTCCGAGTCCGTCGGCCTGGCCGCACGCATTGCCGACATCAACAGCAAGCTGATGACCGATCCGGACGGCCGCCATGCCGGCCGCACCATCAAGCGCATCGTGGTGAAGGGCAGCTTCCACGGCCGCACCGAACGCCCGGCGCTGTATTCGGATTCCTCGCGCAAGTCCTACCAGCAGCACCTGGCCAGCTACCGCGGCGAGGATTCGGTCATCGCCATCCCGCCGTACGACGTGGACGCGCTGAAGCAGGCGTTCGCCGATGCGGAGGCCAAGGGCTGGTTCGTCGAAGCCGTGTTTCTGGAGCCGGTGATGGGCGAAGGCGACCCGGGCCGCTCGGTGCCGCCGGCGTTCTACGCCGCCGCGCGCGAACTGACCCGCAGCCATGGCAGCCTGTTCCTGGTCGATTCGATCCAGGCCGGCCTGCGCGCCCATGGCGTGCTGTCCATCGTCGACTACCCGGGCTTCGAAGGTCTGGATGCGCCGGACATGGAGACCTACTCCAAGGCGCTGAACGCCGCGCAGTACCCGTTGTCGGTTCTGGCCGTGAACGAGCGCGCCGCCGGCCTGTACCGCAAGGGCGTGTACGGCAACACCATGACGACCAACCCGCGCGCGCTCGACGTCGCCTGTGCCACGCTGGCGCAGCTGACCCCGCAGGTACGCGAGAACATCCGCAAGCGCGGTGTCGAAGCAGTGCAGAAGCTGCAGAAGCTGCAGGCGGAGCTCGGCGGCCTGATCACCAACGTGCAGGGCACTGGCCTGCTGTTCTCGTGCGAACTGTCGCCGGCCTTCAAGTGCTACGGCGCCGGCTCCACCGAGGAGTGGCTGCGCCAGCAGGGCCTGAACGTCATCCATGGCGGTGTCAATTCGCTGCGTTTCACCCCGCATTTCGCCATCGACGGCGAAGAACTCGACCTGCTGGTCGGCATGGTGGGCAAGGCGCTGCGAGAAGGCCCTCGCATCAGCCAGGCTGCGGCGGCCTGA